In one Abditibacteriota bacterium genomic region, the following are encoded:
- a CDS encoding ThuA domain-containing protein — MAIRVTVWNEYRHERNLDHPIGKLYPQGIHGCIADFLNKSDDIVARTATLDEPEHGLTDEVLDNTDVLTWWGHMAHSEVSDAIVDKVQNRVLNGMGIILLHSAHFSKIFRRLMGTSCGLRWRELPNEHERVWVIDPSHPIAEGLGESFVVPHTEMYGEHFDIPNPEATVFISWYSGGEVFRSGCTWHRGKGKVFYFSPGHESCPIYKQPEVQQVITNAVRWAAPAKNSVFPMTASVHAANPPEPVK; from the coding sequence ATGGCCATCAGAGTAACTGTGTGGAACGAATACAGACACGAAAGAAACCTGGACCATCCCATCGGCAAGCTGTATCCTCAGGGCATACACGGCTGCATAGCGGATTTTCTGAACAAGTCGGATGACATAGTGGCCCGGACCGCCACCCTGGACGAGCCGGAGCACGGCCTCACCGACGAGGTGCTGGACAACACCGACGTGCTCACCTGGTGGGGTCACATGGCCCACAGCGAGGTGTCCGACGCCATCGTGGACAAGGTGCAGAATCGGGTCCTCAATGGCATGGGCATCATACTCCTGCACTCCGCCCATTTTTCCAAGATATTCCGGCGGCTCATGGGCACCAGCTGCGGCCTTCGGTGGAGAGAGCTGCCTAACGAGCACGAAAGAGTCTGGGTCATCGACCCCTCCCATCCCATAGCCGAAGGTCTGGGCGAGAGCTTTGTGGTGCCCCACACCGAGATGTACGGCGAGCACTTTGACATCCCCAACCCGGAGGCCACGGTGTTCATATCCTGGTACAGCGGAGGCGAAGTGTTCCGCAGCGGCTGCACCTGGCACAGAGGCAAGGGCAAGGTGTTCTACTTCTCCCCCGGCCACGAATCCTGCCCCATCTACAAGCAGCCGGAGGTGCAGCAGGTGATCACCAACGCCGTCCGCTGGGCGGCTCCCGCCAAAAACAGCGTGTTCCCCATGACGGCCTCGGTCCACGCAGCCAATCCCCCCGAGCCCGTCAAATAA
- a CDS encoding glucose-6-phosphate isomerase — translation MIFQKVPLALDITNLLPFVSMEELCRREPAVSLCDRQLREGSCPGSAFTGWLDPGSILGPGEADKIREKAEYLRNNSDVLLVIGIGGSYLGARAVTDAILPSSDRVVFAGQNISAAYAESLKARLKDKKVAVNVISKSGTTTEPAIALRLFEDLVTDTSLMAVTTDRRKGALLDYAKAKGIDTFVVPDDIGGRYSVLSAVGLLPIAYSGIDVCALTEGARAAAEAFGKAPFDKNPALIYAAARHALMLKGCDIEIMSAFEPRLFYFAEWWKQLFGESQGKDGCGIFPASCMFSTDLHSLGQYIQQGRRDLFETFVMIDGDDSGPEVPYKDDNTDNMNYLAGKRLSWVNSMAYEATARAHTDGGVPNLTVYIARADEASVGSLIYFYELSCAISCLLTGVNPFDQPGVEAYKQYMFRLLGKPGYEPMKPDRESRTVVSL, via the coding sequence ATGATTTTTCAAAAAGTGCCTTTGGCGCTGGATATCACGAACCTTCTTCCCTTTGTCTCTATGGAGGAGCTGTGCCGGAGAGAGCCTGCGGTGAGCTTGTGTGACAGGCAGCTGCGGGAGGGCTCCTGCCCCGGCAGCGCCTTCACCGGATGGCTGGACCCGGGGTCCATTCTCGGGCCCGGAGAGGCGGACAAAATCAGGGAAAAAGCAGAGTATTTAAGGAACAATAGCGACGTTTTGTTAGTTATAGGAATAGGAGGGTCCTATTTAGGGGCCCGAGCCGTAACAGACGCTATTCTTCCGTCCTCTGACAGAGTGGTATTCGCGGGGCAGAACATTTCGGCAGCCTACGCAGAGTCGCTCAAGGCCCGGCTGAAGGACAAAAAGGTAGCCGTCAACGTTATCTCCAAGTCGGGGACCACCACCGAGCCCGCCATAGCCCTCAGGCTGTTTGAGGACCTGGTGACGGATACGTCCCTGATGGCTGTCACCACCGACAGACGGAAAGGCGCTTTGCTGGACTACGCCAAAGCCAAAGGCATCGACACCTTTGTCGTTCCGGACGACATAGGCGGCAGATATTCGGTACTGTCGGCGGTAGGTCTTTTGCCCATAGCATACTCGGGCATAGACGTCTGCGCTCTCACCGAGGGCGCCAGGGCGGCGGCGGAAGCCTTCGGCAAGGCGCCGTTTGACAAGAACCCTGCCCTTATCTACGCTGCCGCAAGACACGCGCTGATGCTGAAGGGCTGCGATATAGAGATCATGTCCGCCTTTGAGCCCAGACTCTTCTACTTTGCCGAGTGGTGGAAACAGCTCTTCGGCGAGAGCCAGGGCAAGGACGGCTGCGGGATATTCCCCGCCAGCTGCATGTTCTCCACCGATCTGCACTCCCTGGGGCAGTATATCCAGCAAGGGCGGCGAGATCTGTTTGAGACCTTTGTCATGATAGACGGGGATGATTCCGGGCCGGAAGTCCCTTACAAGGACGACAACACAGACAATATGAACTACCTGGCGGGCAAGCGGCTCTCCTGGGTCAACAGCATGGCCTACGAGGCCACGGCCAGGGCCCACACCGACGGGGGCGTGCCAAACCTGACAGTGTATATCGCCCGGGCCGACGAAGCCTCCGTAGGGTCGCTGATATACTTTTACGAGCTGTCCTGCGCCATCTCCTGCCTGCTGACGGGGGTCAACCCCTTCGATCAGCCGGGAGTGGAGGCCTACAAGCAGTATATGTTCAGGCTGCTGGGCAAGCCGGGCTACGAGCCCATGAAGCCTGACAGGGAATCGAGGACCGTCGTCAGCCTCTGA
- a CDS encoding dephospho-CoA kinase encodes MVIGVTGGVGSGKSTVCRILEDLGIPVIDADRIGHSALEDRAVTAELVRLFGRDIAPDGKVSRRLLAERAFRDREAQSALNGATHPYIIKKIQDEISHFGRKYDIIALELPLLYECSLQWLCHKVWVVYASEEARLARLEKRGMSREDALRRIRLQMSLEDKARMADFVIDNSLEGYTPREDIVRQIQLYSE; translated from the coding sequence ATGGTCATCGGCGTCACCGGAGGGGTGGGCAGCGGCAAATCCACCGTCTGCCGCATCCTGGAGGACCTGGGTATCCCGGTCATAGATGCCGACCGCATCGGCCACAGCGCCCTGGAGGACAGGGCCGTGACCGCAGAGCTGGTCCGGCTGTTCGGGCGGGATATCGCCCCTGACGGCAAGGTGTCGCGCAGGCTGCTGGCCGAGAGGGCTTTCAGGGATCGTGAAGCCCAGTCGGCTCTGAACGGAGCGACCCATCCCTATATTATCAAAAAAATTCAGGACGAAATTAGTCATTTCGGCCGAAAATATGATATAATAGCATTGGAACTTCCTTTGCTCTATGAGTGCAGCCTGCAGTGGCTGTGCCACAAGGTGTGGGTAGTCTACGCCTCGGAAGAGGCCAGGCTGGCCAGGCTGGAGAAGAGGGGCATGTCCCGGGAGGACGCCCTGAGGAGGATCCGGCTGCAGATGAGCCTTGAGGACAAGGCCCGAATGGCTGATTTTGTGATCGACAATTCTTTGGAGGGCTATACTCCCCGGGAGGACATAGTCCGGCAAATACAGCTTTACAGCGAGTAA